In Bacillus sp. KH172YL63, one genomic interval encodes:
- a CDS encoding DUF1659 domain-containing protein: MATADLKSTRIRLSYMDGLDEKGKQKFAYKSYSYINPLATADAVNSAALSIASLSSKGLSNVEKLQNFDINE, translated from the coding sequence ATGGCAACAGCGGATCTGAAGTCGACGAGAATACGACTTTCATACATGGACGGGCTTGATGAAAAGGGCAAGCAGAAGTTCGCGTACAAATCGTACAGCTACATCAACCCACTGGCTACGGCCGATGCAGTGAACAGCGCAGCATTATCGATCGCAAGCTTATCTTCAAAAGGATTATCCAACGTCGAAAAGTTGCAGAACTTCGACATCAACGAATAA
- a CDS encoding Glu/Leu/Phe/Val family dehydrogenase, whose amino-acid sequence MISQTREIVQKSLDALLEDETFLPDVKGEGRKKAFTSLTSILSTPNHVHKSFLRIPLENGKVERIPAFRVQHNNALGPYKGGIRFHEMVNEEEVVNLASLMTLKNALHDVPFGGGKGGIILNPREYSEKELHLIARKYVQYFSDVLGPDKDIPAPDMGSGEREMDWMMAEYKSIRPGLPYRGSFTGKSVVNGGSLGRREATGKGVFFTFRYLVHDFVKNQKSLLTKTDNIFAKTALDYEDRPLSIAVQGFGNVGSVAALEAHQSTELQNKVVAVSDRNVTLFNADGLDIPTLAEWTMKNQGDLPTDDQQLKEIGVTAEVRDRDEVLYLDVDVLFLAALEDQVHKDNVEKVKARIIVEGANAPVTTEADSYLSDKGVIIIPDILANAGGVIVSYFEWLQGRETQFYTEEEVFNLLYDKMQSTMDTVLPLFFGDPFPLRQNCYIHSVMKLSTVLYRQGKLY is encoded by the coding sequence ATGATCAGTCAAACGAGAGAAATTGTCCAGAAATCACTGGATGCGCTATTGGAGGACGAGACATTTTTACCTGATGTGAAAGGTGAGGGGAGAAAGAAAGCGTTTACGTCATTAACGTCAATTCTGTCGACGCCAAATCATGTACATAAATCGTTCCTGAGGATACCGCTTGAGAACGGGAAGGTGGAGCGGATTCCTGCGTTCCGGGTGCAGCATAATAACGCCCTCGGTCCATACAAGGGCGGGATCCGGTTTCATGAGATGGTGAATGAGGAGGAGGTTGTGAATCTTGCTTCCCTGATGACGTTGAAGAATGCCCTGCATGATGTCCCGTTCGGTGGTGGAAAAGGCGGGATCATCCTGAACCCTCGGGAGTACTCTGAAAAGGAGCTGCATCTGATTGCGAGGAAATATGTCCAGTATTTCAGTGATGTGCTCGGTCCGGACAAGGATATCCCGGCACCTGACATGGGATCCGGGGAGCGTGAGATGGACTGGATGATGGCAGAGTATAAAAGCATCCGGCCGGGACTTCCTTACCGGGGGAGCTTTACAGGGAAGAGCGTTGTGAACGGAGGATCGCTTGGACGGAGGGAAGCGACAGGTAAAGGGGTGTTCTTTACATTTCGCTACCTCGTCCATGACTTCGTGAAGAATCAGAAAAGCCTGCTGACGAAAACCGATAATATTTTCGCAAAGACGGCCCTGGATTATGAAGACCGTCCGTTGTCGATTGCCGTCCAGGGGTTTGGGAATGTCGGATCGGTCGCGGCACTCGAGGCCCATCAGTCCACCGAATTACAGAATAAAGTGGTGGCGGTGAGCGACCGGAATGTGACGCTGTTCAATGCCGACGGACTGGATATCCCAACGCTTGCCGAATGGACGATGAAGAACCAGGGAGATCTGCCGACAGACGATCAGCAGCTGAAGGAAATCGGTGTCACCGCAGAGGTCCGTGACCGTGATGAGGTACTGTATCTTGATGTGGATGTGCTCTTCCTGGCGGCCCTTGAAGATCAGGTACACAAAGATAACGTGGAAAAAGTGAAAGCCCGCATCATCGTAGAAGGCGCGAATGCCCCGGTCACAACAGAGGCGGACAGCTACCTGAGCGACAAAGGGGTCATCATCATCCCTGATATCCTCGCCAATGCAGGAGGAGTCATCGTCTCCTACTTCGAATGGCTGCAGGGCCGGGAAACCCAGTTCTACACAGAGGAAGAAGTATTCAACCTCCTCTATGACAAAATGCAATCCACCATGGATACCGTACTCCCCCTATTCTTTGGCGACCCATTCCCACTCCGCCAAAACTGCTACATCCACTCCGTCATGAAACTCTCGACGGTATTATACAGGCAGGGGAAACTATACTGA
- a CDS encoding histidine kinase N-terminal domain-containing protein, with product MTSASIKLIKYLDDHSDEFLQNWRKNIVISDQDVYKEEVLNNGMNMFHLVKRAIEEPLSEEEITLLAHKTALERVKANVNISEFVYNVNIGKSIIINWVNHSGIELRDLQPIIEEINTLFDRFSYLAVRKYTEIKEQQLQEKEHYIDQTHKERLTILGQMSSSFVHEFRNPLTSIIGFTKLLQNDYPNLPYLDIMQHELEQLNYRISQFLHVSRKDLIESVQEEIFLSDLLEETIEFLYPSLLDGDVLIDFKCETNIRLMGNGDELRQVFLNLIMNSIDALQEIDGPRYIKVTCDVREGKTNLEISNNGPRIKVESMEAIFEPFFTTKDLGTGIGLYICKKLIEKHSGDIQCKSNDENTTFIIRIPVKSNLVVE from the coding sequence ATGACTAGTGCTTCCATCAAGCTCATTAAATACCTGGATGATCACTCAGATGAGTTTTTACAAAACTGGCGCAAGAATATCGTGATTTCAGATCAAGATGTGTATAAAGAAGAAGTGTTAAATAATGGAATGAACATGTTTCACTTAGTTAAGCGTGCGATAGAGGAACCACTTAGTGAGGAGGAAATTACTTTACTTGCTCATAAGACAGCTCTAGAACGGGTGAAAGCCAACGTTAACATAAGTGAGTTTGTATATAACGTAAATATAGGGAAGAGCATTATCATTAATTGGGTTAATCATTCAGGGATCGAACTTAGGGATTTACAGCCTATCATTGAAGAGATTAATACATTATTTGACCGCTTCTCTTATTTAGCCGTTCGTAAATATACGGAAATAAAGGAACAACAACTCCAAGAAAAAGAACATTATATAGATCAAACCCATAAAGAGCGCCTGACAATCCTTGGTCAGATGAGTTCAAGCTTCGTTCACGAATTCAGGAATCCACTGACGTCAATTATTGGCTTTACAAAGCTTTTGCAAAATGATTATCCTAACCTACCCTATCTTGATATTATGCAACATGAGCTGGAGCAATTGAATTACCGGATTTCACAATTCCTTCATGTATCAAGGAAGGACTTGATAGAAAGTGTTCAAGAAGAAATCTTTCTTTCTGATCTTTTGGAAGAGACGATTGAATTCTTATATCCAAGTCTTCTAGATGGAGATGTTTTAATTGATTTTAAGTGCGAAACAAATATCAGATTAATGGGGAATGGTGATGAGTTAAGGCAAGTCTTCCTAAATCTGATCATGAATTCGATTGATGCTCTTCAAGAAATAGATGGACCGAGGTATATCAAGGTAACATGTGATGTGAGGGAAGGAAAGACCAATTTGGAAATTTCGAATAATGGACCACGAATTAAGGTAGAAAGTATGGAAGCTATTTTTGAACCTTTCTTTACTACAAAGGATCTTGGTACAGGCATTGGTCTTTATATTTGTAAAAAATTGATTGAAAAGCATAGTGGGGATATTCAATGCAAATCGAATGATGAAAACACAACTTTTATCATTCGGATTCCTGTAAAGTCCAATTTGGTTGTTGAGTAG
- a CDS encoding DUF2922 domain-containing protein, protein MAKVLELEFKTETGKPAKLTINDPVEPIDTAAVKAAMNNLIATNVFGSSNGAFVGVEGARVVERNVTDYEVM, encoded by the coding sequence ATGGCAAAAGTATTGGAGCTTGAGTTTAAAACAGAAACGGGCAAACCGGCAAAGCTGACGATCAACGATCCGGTTGAACCGATCGATACAGCTGCAGTGAAAGCAGCAATGAACAACCTGATCGCCACCAACGTATTCGGAAGCTCGAACGGAGCATTCGTCGGAGTCGAAGGCGCCCGCGTAGTCGAGCGTAATGTGACTGATTATGAGGTGATGTAA
- a CDS encoding putative bifunctional diguanylate cyclase/phosphodiesterase, with protein sequence MTTFIMIFINLTISIALSAACSYLALRQAFNKIGQNLSKNEALLSSFTYTVFYTLLHASVIMTASYEIFIQRFLYFLPVFFIVCFITIYQSLQLFQDVNMDKVNFLRGGFTFSFMLLAGNFAAYGGLVYPYFSLKLMDVSLTILMTFGVTFPLFRMLLQLNNQDISSSMGKKHVAWSIVMGFGYSGIAYLTVYSLLSPDKYGEGLSLLEHYHLIPFIIEMAILLILWFIPDHLANSLHKKQLKQIYQKEQEYKSLYENNLSAIFTYNREGIIVEANERAATMTGYPLEKIIGKEFLTYMMEKNLGQIKTAFLRSLRGEAMTFELDFPHREGHILYIQVIVVPIHLDGEVTGAHVLATDITEATKDKKKIQFLAYHDELTGLPNRRYFNEAFETKVKEGHDQMAILLLDLNRFKIVNDTLGHGYGDELISKFGKRCKDALGEKGLIARMSGDEFIVLLPSIQGRSEIHKVVKAIHKSLQTPFTIGGHDIMTSTSIGISLYPHDGKDLSTLLKKADIAMYTTKKSAGAYQLLFSDQLEEKGINPIELEENLRKALINDEFELYYQPQFSLQTNRVVGVEALIRWNHPVKGLISPDDFIPLAEETGLIIPLGRWILNRACEQFKVWEKGGHEFKISINVSSRQFHDATFVEMVRELLFTHDIPPSFIELELTESTAMHHVEEAMAKMNALREIGVSIAIDDFGIEYSSLSYLQKFSIQTLKIDRSFIMDLDENESNKAIVSAIHAMAKHLKLAIVAEGVETETQLNWLKNLECEYGQGYYFSRPLPADGVTDYINKSIGVSNCN encoded by the coding sequence ATGACCACTTTCATTATGATCTTTATCAACTTAACCATCAGCATCGCTTTGTCTGCCGCCTGTAGTTATTTGGCGCTTAGGCAGGCTTTTAATAAAATCGGGCAGAATTTAAGCAAAAATGAAGCTTTGCTTTCCTCCTTCACTTATACCGTTTTTTATACATTGCTTCACGCATCCGTCATCATGACGGCTTCTTATGAGATTTTCATTCAGCGGTTTCTTTATTTCCTTCCCGTCTTTTTTATCGTCTGTTTCATCACCATCTATCAATCTCTCCAACTTTTTCAGGACGTGAACATGGACAAGGTCAACTTTTTAAGGGGAGGTTTCACTTTCTCCTTTATGTTATTGGCCGGAAACTTTGCAGCATACGGTGGGTTGGTGTATCCATATTTCTCACTCAAGCTGATGGATGTTTCATTGACGATCTTGATGACCTTCGGAGTGACCTTTCCTCTTTTTCGGATGTTATTACAGCTGAATAACCAGGACATCAGTTCTTCCATGGGGAAGAAACATGTCGCCTGGAGCATCGTGATGGGATTTGGCTATTCAGGAATCGCCTATTTGACAGTCTATTCCCTTCTCTCGCCTGATAAATATGGGGAAGGACTATCCCTCCTGGAACATTATCATCTCATTCCTTTTATTATTGAAATGGCGATATTACTGATACTCTGGTTCATTCCGGACCATCTGGCGAATTCCTTACATAAGAAACAACTGAAACAAATCTACCAAAAAGAACAGGAATATAAATCGCTATACGAAAATAATCTGTCAGCCATCTTCACTTATAATCGAGAAGGCATCATTGTTGAAGCAAATGAACGGGCCGCGACTATGACTGGTTACCCATTAGAGAAAATCATCGGGAAAGAATTCCTTACATATATGATGGAAAAAAATCTTGGTCAAATTAAAACTGCCTTCCTTCGTTCTTTGCGGGGAGAAGCCATGACATTTGAACTGGACTTCCCCCACCGGGAGGGGCATATTCTTTATATTCAGGTCATCGTCGTCCCAATTCATCTTGACGGGGAAGTGACTGGCGCTCACGTTCTCGCCACAGATATTACAGAAGCTACAAAGGATAAAAAGAAAATCCAGTTCCTCGCCTATCATGATGAATTGACCGGATTGCCGAACAGGCGGTATTTCAATGAAGCATTTGAAACAAAAGTCAAAGAGGGCCATGATCAGATGGCGATCCTCCTTCTGGACCTTAACCGCTTTAAGATTGTCAATGATACATTGGGCCATGGATATGGAGACGAACTGATTTCCAAATTCGGAAAGAGATGCAAAGACGCATTAGGAGAAAAAGGACTCATTGCACGGATGAGCGGGGATGAATTTATTGTACTGCTTCCTTCCATTCAAGGACGGAGTGAGATTCATAAAGTGGTGAAGGCGATCCATAAGAGTCTGCAAACTCCCTTTACGATCGGCGGTCATGACATTATGACCTCGACATCCATCGGGATTTCCCTATACCCTCATGATGGGAAAGATCTTTCCACGTTACTGAAAAAAGCAGATATCGCCATGTACACAACGAAAAAAAGCGCAGGAGCGTATCAGCTTCTCTTTTCCGACCAGCTTGAAGAGAAAGGGATCAATCCAATCGAACTCGAGGAAAACCTGCGAAAAGCACTGATTAATGATGAGTTTGAGCTTTACTATCAGCCTCAGTTCTCATTGCAGACAAATCGGGTTGTCGGGGTGGAGGCTTTAATCAGATGGAATCACCCTGTCAAAGGGTTGATTTCACCAGACGATTTCATCCCCCTGGCTGAAGAAACAGGACTGATCATCCCCCTCGGCCGTTGGATTTTAAACAGAGCCTGTGAACAATTTAAAGTGTGGGAAAAGGGTGGACATGAATTTAAGATTTCAATCAATGTGTCATCACGGCAGTTCCACGATGCGACGTTCGTAGAGATGGTGAGGGAATTATTGTTTACGCATGACATCCCCCCATCTTTCATAGAGTTGGAGCTGACGGAAAGTACCGCCATGCACCATGTGGAAGAGGCAATGGCGAAAATGAACGCACTTCGGGAAATCGGAGTTTCAATCGCGATCGACGACTTCGGAATCGAATACAGTTCGTTAAGCTATCTGCAGAAATTCTCAATTCAGACGTTGAAGATCGATCGCAGCTTCATCATGGATCTCGATGAAAATGAATCCAATAAAGCGATTGTCTCTGCGATTCATGCCATGGCTAAACATCTGAAACTAGCGATCGTGGCAGAAGGGGTAGAAACAGAGACACAATTGAACTGGCTCAAGAATCTTGAATGCGAATATGGACAGGGTTATTACTTTAGCCGGCCGTTGCCTGCTGATGGGGTGACTGATTATATCAATAAGAGTATTGGAGTGAGTAATTGTAATTGA
- a CDS encoding methionine ABC transporter ATP-binding protein, protein MIEIRNLVKTYRTKKQTVVGVDHVSVTIEKGEIFGIVGYSGAGKSSLLRCLNLLETPTSGEIIIDGQDFTRLSSKQLRLARQKTSMIFQHFHLIKSKTVYDNLAFALKAASVSKADIKPRVTELLAMVGLSDKADAYPAELSGGQKQRVGIARALANNPSVLLCDEATSALDPNTTKSILKLLKKINRELGLTIVLITHEMEVVKEICDRMAVMQSGKIVEEGPVYDLFAQPKEELTKQFIETILQFELPSHLAQSRKGKIIKIQFKGSIAEESVVSEVFQRYKVQGNILHGKIEYIQDVPLGIFIMELIGAPGEIDAAIRYITAKTQSLEVIGDAA, encoded by the coding sequence TTGATCGAGATACGGAATCTGGTGAAAACGTACAGAACAAAGAAGCAGACGGTGGTCGGCGTTGATCACGTGTCGGTCACCATTGAAAAAGGCGAGATCTTTGGGATCGTCGGATACAGCGGGGCAGGGAAGAGTTCCCTCCTGCGCTGCCTGAATCTGCTGGAAACCCCGACCTCAGGTGAGATCATCATCGACGGCCAGGATTTCACCCGGCTTTCATCGAAGCAGCTACGGCTCGCCCGCCAGAAAACGAGCATGATTTTTCAACATTTTCACTTGATCAAATCGAAGACGGTTTATGACAATTTGGCGTTTGCATTGAAAGCGGCCTCTGTTTCTAAAGCAGATATCAAACCGAGGGTCACCGAGCTCCTCGCGATGGTCGGTCTTTCGGATAAGGCGGATGCCTACCCGGCCGAACTCAGCGGCGGTCAAAAGCAGAGGGTAGGGATCGCAAGGGCGCTTGCCAACAATCCGTCGGTCCTGCTGTGCGATGAAGCGACATCGGCACTGGATCCGAATACGACGAAATCGATTTTAAAGCTGCTGAAAAAAATCAACAGGGAGCTCGGCTTGACGATTGTACTCATCACACATGAGATGGAAGTGGTGAAAGAGATTTGCGACAGGATGGCGGTCATGCAGAGCGGGAAAATCGTGGAGGAAGGTCCGGTATATGACTTGTTCGCCCAACCGAAGGAAGAATTGACGAAGCAATTCATCGAGACAATCCTTCAATTCGAATTGCCATCCCACCTGGCTCAATCCCGAAAAGGAAAGATCATCAAGATCCAGTTCAAAGGCTCGATTGCAGAAGAAAGCGTCGTGTCTGAAGTGTTTCAGCGATACAAAGTCCAGGGGAACATCCTTCACGGGAAAATTGAATACATACAGGACGTCCCTCTTGGAATTTTTATCATGGAACTGATCGGTGCACCGGGTGAGATCGATGCGGCCATCCGCTATATTACGGCAAAGACACAAAGCCTGGAGGTGATCGGGGATGCTGCCTGA
- a CDS encoding TetR/AcrR family transcriptional regulator, with protein MAIDRRKLVIEAATKSFSLFGYKATTMDQVAKVANVGKGTIYTFFKNKDELFQEIVYGMVREMKASADLVIKPQQSFYDNVHQALVTLLDYRTDHQLMLKLIEEEKEIGTRAVQEMLNHIEDELILYVKNKIQRAMDNGQIKSCDPEIISFILLKVYIALLSDWERKHEPLSSEKIAGIMKDYLLNGLSK; from the coding sequence ATGGCTATTGATCGCAGGAAGCTGGTGATTGAGGCAGCGACGAAGTCTTTTTCTCTGTTCGGATATAAAGCGACGACGATGGATCAGGTTGCGAAGGTTGCGAATGTAGGGAAAGGGACGATTTATACGTTCTTTAAGAATAAGGATGAGCTTTTTCAGGAAATTGTGTATGGGATGGTCAGGGAAATGAAGGCCTCGGCTGATCTTGTCATCAAGCCCCAGCAATCCTTTTATGATAATGTCCATCAGGCATTGGTGACATTACTTGATTATCGGACCGATCATCAGCTCATGTTGAAGCTGATTGAAGAAGAAAAAGAAATCGGCACCCGTGCCGTACAGGAAATGCTGAATCATATAGAAGACGAATTGATCCTGTACGTGAAGAATAAAATTCAGCGTGCTATGGACAATGGACAGATCAAGTCCTGTGATCCAGAGATCATTTCGTTTATTTTATTAAAAGTATATATTGCTCTTCTTTCTGACTGGGAGCGGAAGCATGAACCGTTATCTTCAGAGAAAATAGCTGGGATCATGAAGGATTATTTATTAAATGGATTGTCTAAGTAG
- a CDS encoding RNA polymerase sigma factor translates to MSNNRVIADWFHLYSDSIYTFLVYRMGTADVEDLVQEVFIRALNSYGSFEGKANPKTWLYSIARNLAVDEMRKRSKANRSISSFFEAASIETPESLLILNEDSREMLTVIHGLKANYRDVLLLKGMNGLDVKETAAILGWTENKVRVTYHRACKKLQSKWGGSINEES, encoded by the coding sequence ATGTCCAACAATAGAGTGATTGCCGATTGGTTTCACCTTTACAGTGATTCGATTTATACGTTCTTAGTGTATCGAATGGGTACTGCCGATGTAGAGGATCTTGTACAGGAAGTGTTCATCCGGGCATTGAATTCTTATGGATCATTTGAGGGAAAGGCTAATCCCAAAACATGGCTGTATTCAATTGCAAGAAATCTTGCAGTTGATGAAATGAGGAAAAGAAGCAAAGCAAATCGATCGATTTCTTCATTTTTTGAAGCGGCTTCCATTGAGACGCCGGAATCATTGCTGATTTTAAATGAAGATAGCCGGGAAATGCTTACGGTCATACATGGGTTGAAAGCAAATTATCGGGATGTACTGCTTTTAAAAGGAATGAATGGATTAGATGTGAAAGAAACAGCTGCTATTCTAGGTTGGACTGAAAATAAAGTTCGGGTCACCTATCACCGTGCCTGTAAAAAATTACAATCAAAATGGGGAGGATCCATCAATGAAGAATCGTGA
- a CDS encoding YhgE/Pip domain-containing protein — protein sequence MKALHSLKGEFRHILTNKTLLMAVIGVLFIPVLYSGTFLWAFWDPYGQVDQLPVAVVNNDKGADFNGEELTIGQDFVDDLKENDTFDWQFVDEDTADQGLEEQKYYLKIEIPETFSQNATTLEDVHPEKLELIYTANQGSNYLSSKIGDSAIEKIKEEVSGAVTKTYAESMFDQIKDVADGLNEASDGAGKLNDKLGDATSGSDDIHDGIASAHDGASELESGLAGAEDGANKLGAGVGSVQQGAEQIKDGVNSAQTGAGELKDNLGKAQHGAEDLDTGINNVNSGAQELKAKLQELAGKSVTFSDGVDQAYTGFKQLSQGIQAFDEAVGSMQEGNQKLLAWAEKSQQGAKDLSTGLNGSLAALQDMNEKLPSLAVMSQNVADGAQELSQKATENQSSVNNTKAASDGVTQGLNDASQDLDALIQQEQDPDQKEQLKALQASITSLAGDSQGVSGDIAAISDRTTSVVGKAQDLSDIATQANQGQQSLTTGFDKITKGQESLAKGADELADGQKLLVGGLTSFAENLSSAKERLQDMKAGGSALTTGLAKLDEGTGALEEGSTKLANGSSELADGTNRLSAGSGQLVNGLGGLYAGSGQLYSGLGELSKGTTDLSDGLGMFSSKFQELMSGLGQLKQGSTDLSSGLGRLSGGSGELTDGLSKLSDGSSELETELADGARDANDVNANDDIYDMFAKPVTLTDHPIHDVPNYGTGFTPYFLSLSLFVGALVISIIFPLREPAVKPMSGIGWFFGKFGVLIFAGLFQALLADTILLAVLGLDVTSIPLFIMMSILASWTFLSIVQFLVTSLDNPGRFLGIMILILQLTSSAGTYPIELVPEPLQHFTNFLPMTYTISAFRAIISTGDYAFMWHNIAYTLLFLLIATSGTILYLTFRFRVIRRKQYRELEA from the coding sequence ATGAAAGCACTACATTCACTGAAAGGTGAGTTCCGCCATATTTTGACGAACAAGACGTTATTGATGGCGGTCATTGGCGTCTTGTTCATTCCCGTGCTTTACAGCGGGACGTTCCTATGGGCATTCTGGGATCCGTACGGACAGGTGGACCAGCTGCCGGTAGCGGTCGTGAACAATGACAAAGGGGCAGACTTCAACGGTGAGGAACTGACGATCGGTCAGGACTTCGTTGATGATCTGAAAGAAAATGATACGTTTGATTGGCAGTTTGTTGATGAAGACACAGCCGATCAAGGACTTGAAGAGCAGAAGTACTATTTAAAAATAGAGATTCCGGAAACTTTTTCACAGAATGCGACGACCCTTGAGGATGTCCATCCTGAGAAACTGGAATTGATCTATACGGCCAATCAGGGCTCAAACTATCTTTCTTCTAAAATAGGAGATTCAGCGATTGAAAAGATCAAAGAAGAGGTATCGGGTGCTGTCACCAAAACGTATGCAGAATCCATGTTTGATCAAATCAAGGATGTCGCAGACGGGTTAAACGAAGCAAGTGACGGAGCCGGCAAACTGAATGACAAGCTTGGAGACGCAACGAGCGGATCCGATGATATCCATGACGGCATCGCTTCCGCTCATGATGGTGCTAGCGAGCTTGAAAGTGGCCTTGCAGGTGCCGAAGACGGTGCCAACAAGCTGGGCGCTGGTGTCGGTTCTGTCCAGCAGGGTGCCGAACAAATCAAGGACGGCGTCAACTCGGCCCAAACCGGGGCAGGGGAGCTGAAAGACAACCTCGGGAAAGCGCAACATGGCGCTGAAGACTTGGACACCGGGATCAACAATGTGAACAGCGGTGCCCAGGAACTAAAAGCCAAATTGCAGGAACTTGCCGGCAAGTCTGTCACGTTTTCAGACGGTGTCGATCAAGCCTACACGGGATTCAAGCAGCTGTCTCAAGGTATCCAGGCCTTTGATGAGGCTGTCGGCTCCATGCAGGAAGGAAATCAGAAGCTCCTTGCCTGGGCCGAAAAATCCCAGCAGGGTGCGAAAGACCTTTCAACGGGACTAAATGGGTCACTCGCGGCACTGCAGGACATGAACGAGAAGCTTCCGTCGCTTGCAGTTATGTCACAGAATGTGGCGGACGGGGCCCAAGAATTATCTCAAAAGGCTACTGAAAATCAAAGCAGCGTGAACAATACAAAAGCTGCATCTGATGGAGTCACTCAAGGCCTCAACGATGCATCTCAAGATCTGGATGCCTTGATCCAACAGGAACAGGACCCAGATCAAAAGGAACAGTTAAAAGCATTGCAAGCATCGATCACCTCTCTGGCTGGTGACAGTCAGGGCGTGAGCGGGGACATCGCAGCTATTTCTGACAGGACTACTTCTGTAGTGGGAAAAGCTCAAGATCTATCAGATATTGCTACACAAGCCAATCAAGGTCAACAAAGTCTGACCACCGGGTTTGATAAAATCACGAAAGGCCAGGAATCCCTTGCAAAAGGAGCAGACGAACTTGCCGATGGCCAAAAGCTACTGGTCGGGGGTCTGACCTCATTTGCAGAAAACCTTTCAAGCGCAAAAGAACGCCTGCAGGACATGAAAGCTGGAGGGTCCGCCCTTACAACCGGGCTCGCTAAGCTCGATGAAGGGACAGGGGCACTTGAAGAAGGCTCCACGAAACTTGCAAACGGTTCTTCGGAGCTTGCTGACGGTACAAACCGCCTGTCGGCAGGGTCCGGCCAGCTTGTGAACGGACTCGGAGGTCTTTATGCAGGATCGGGACAGCTCTATTCAGGGCTTGGAGAGCTTTCAAAAGGCACGACTGATTTATCGGATGGCCTGGGAATGTTCTCGTCGAAATTTCAGGAGCTGATGAGCGGTCTCGGTCAATTGAAGCAGGGGTCCACTGATCTATCGTCCGGTCTTGGCAGGCTTTCTGGCGGCTCAGGTGAATTGACGGACGGTCTTTCAAAACTGTCCGACGGTTCTTCAGAGCTTGAAACGGAGCTTGCAGACGGTGCCAGGGATGCGAATGATGTAAACGCCAATGATGACATTTACGACATGTTCGCAAAACCTGTCACACTGACCGATCATCCGATCCATGATGTACCCAACTACGGGACAGGATTTACACCGTATTTCTTATCCCTTAGTTTATTCGTCGGGGCATTGGTGATTTCAATCATCTTCCCACTCCGGGAACCGGCTGTGAAACCGATGAGCGGAATCGGCTGGTTCTTCGGGAAGTTCGGGGTCCTGATCTTCGCAGGATTATTCCAGGCCCTGCTGGCAGATACGATTCTGCTTGCCGTCCTCGGATTGGACGTGACGAGCATCCCGCTCTTTATCATGATGAGCATATTGGCGAGCTGGACGTTCTTATCCATCGTTCAATTCCTGGTCACATCACTTGATAATCCAGGGCGCTTCCTCGGCATCATGATCCTGATTCTTCAGCTGACGAGCAGTGCAGGAACGTATCCGATTGAACTGGTGCCGGAGCCGCTGCAGCACTTTACAAACTTCTTACCGATGACATATACGATTTCTGCTTTCAGAGCGATCATTTCGACAGGAGATTATGCGTTCATGTGGCACAATATCGCGTACACGCTCCTATTCTTATTAATCGCGACGAGCGGGACGATCCTTTATCTGACGTTCAGATTCCGGGTCATCCGCCGCAAGCAATATCGTGAATTAGAAGCATAA